TCCACCGCCAGCGCCGCCAGCTCCTCCGCGGCAGTGGCATAGTCGCGGCCGAGCAGCGCGCTCTGCGCCCGCAGGAAGCGCACCGGCAACGTGGGCTCCTGGTCCGCGAGCAACGCACGGGCCTTCCCGAAGCGCCCCCTGCGCACCTCCGACTGCGCCCGCGCGAGGACCCCTTCCGCGAAGTAGGGCGCGAGCTGCTCCGGACCGAACGACGCCACGGACAGCTCCGCGCCGGAGGGCTGCTCGGCGGGAGTGTCGAGGAGCTGTTCGAGCTGCTCCTCCGACAACACCTCACCTGGCTCTCCCTCCTCGGGAGCCTGCGCCCACGCGGAGCCCGCGCCGCCCACCAGGCCCGCGCACGCCACGCACACCGCCATGGCACTCGCGCGCAGCCGACGTCGTCCATCCATGCATGCCCTCGTCGCGTTTCGGGCCGCTGAGGATTTGCACGCCGGGCGGAGTTGGGACCGGGCCTCGCGCACGCCAGACGCGCACGCGTCGTCCAGGCGATACACGCGCGCGACGTGTCCGCGCATCACTGCCAGAAAGAGAACGAAAGCCCCGCGCCCCCACGTGGGTGCGCCTGCGCCAGGGTGCCGCCGGGGACGACGTCACGCGGGGGTGGACAGTGCCCTCACCCGCTCCGCCAGCGCGCGGTTCATCACCTCATAGGCGGCCCGGAACGCGTCGCGCCGGGGCTTGCCCATGAACCACGTCACCACCCCGCTGAAGTCCTCACCGTGGACCAGCCGCGTCCCGGTGCCCTCGGGGCGCAGCTCGAACCCGTGCCGCCCGAACATCAGGCCCGGCACGCCGCCCGTCCACTCCAACCTCGTGGGTGACTCCACCCGCGTCAGCGTGGCGCGAAAGCCGAACACCCGCCCCGAGCCATCCGGCGAGCGCGCCTTCATCGCCACCCTCGCGCCCACCTCCACCTTCCCGTGCGCCTCCAACATCAACGGGTTCCACAAGGGATAGGCCCTGAAGTCGCTCAGCACCGCCCACACGGCGTCAGGCGACGCGTCGATGAAGGCCTCGGTCCTCAACTGGAACATCCACCACCCTCGCGCCCTTCGGCTTCTGCCGACTCAAAGCCAGCCCCAGGCCTACCGAAGGCTTGCTCCGGTGTGAAGCCAACGCTCACATGCCTCCCGGGACGATTGCGGGATGACATGCGAATCGCGAGTTTCTAAGTTAATCAGGAACAAGCGGAGAGACCGTGAGTTCCCCGGATTGAAAGCCGGGACTCGCGCTCCGCCGACAGGTGGAACGAGCCACCACGGGCCGCCCTCCGGAACATCGGATGGGGAGCCCAGACCAGGGGTGCACGGCGAGGGGCACCCACCGCTAGTAGAGGTCGACGGGCATCATCGCGCCCGCCTCGAACTCCGGAGCACGCCGCAGCTGGTCCAGCACGCGCGGCGCGCAGCGCAGGTGGAGCATGGGCATCGAGCCCGGCTCGCTCACCGAACGCACGGAGCCCAGGAGGTGGTGCGCCTCGAGCCAGCGCATGAAGCTCTCGTGGAAGCGAGCGCTCTCCGCCAGCCCGGCCCGTTGGACCTCCGCCCGTGACAGGGGCGGGGGACGTGCGGGCGCGCGCGCGCGAGCAGGCGCGGGCGTCTCCCGGGGCATGACGGTGATGTCGATCCACTCGGGCTGCGTGCGCGCGCTGGCCATGCCAGGCAATGCTCGCACGCTCGAGGAGACGCGGGAAACCCCCGCCGCGAAGCCGTCTCCGGGTTCGCCATTCTTTCTGCTCATGGCCTCATCCTCCCCCGGGCCCGGCGCTCCACTGGCGCCGACCCCGGTTTCGACCCACCACCATCACCGGAAGACAGCCAGGCCCTTGCCCGTTCGGTGACCACCTGAGCGAGGAAGCTTGACCGCATTGGCCAAAATCAAATCCCGCACCTCGAGCGCCGTCAAGTCAGGCGCGCGGCACCGATAGAGCGCCGCGATACCCGCGACATAAGGCGCCGCCATGCTGGTGCCACTCATTCGTTCGTAGAACGCCTGATTGTTACAACGCCGCTCGGTGCTCGAGTACACATTCACCCCGTAACCCATGACGTCGGGTACGACGCGGCGCTCCACGACACCGCTGGCGGAGAAATGAGCCACGTTGCGCTCGAAGTCGACTGCTCCGACGGCCAGGGACTCGTCAAAGGCGGCTGGATAACCAACCGTGTCGGGTCCACTGTTGCCTGCCGCGACAACAGGCAGCACGTTGCTGTCGAGCAGCCGACGAATCATGGTCTGCAGCGCGCGCTGGTTGAGGCGGTAGTCGGCCTCGGAGATTCCCGGAGGCGGCTTGAGCGGGAAGCCCAACGACAGGTTCACCACCGCGGGCCGGGTGACGTTCTGCGGGCTGCTGAACTGGTGCAGCAGCCACTCCATGCCGGCGGCCACGCGGCCCAGGCTGGTGCGGATGGTCTCCGATTCGATGACGGACGCGACGTAGAGGTCCACCTCCGGGGCGACGCCGTGGTGGGTGCCCGCGGCGATGCCGCACACGTGGGTGCCGTGGCCGTCCGGGTCGAAGCCGCGGATGTCGCGCGCCGGATTGTGCGGCGAGTTGGGGAACAGCGACACGTAGCGGAACTGGATGACCTTGGCGGCGTGCTCGGGGTGGTCGGCGTCCACGCCGGTGTCGAGCACGCCGAGCAGCACGCCCGCGCCGCGGATGCCCTGGGCGTGGGCCAGGGGGACACCGCTCTCCTCGGGCCACTCGCGTTCGGCCAGCGAGCTCATGCCCCGGTTGCGCGGGCCGGACTGTCCGGCGGACACGGGGCCGGGGAACGACAGGGGCACCACGTCGGGGATGAACTCGAAGTCGGCGGCGAGCTCGCCGCGCGCCTCGGCCTCCGTGGCGTCCGAGTAGAAGTGGGCCATGGTGGCGCCGATGAGCGGCATGAAGCGGAAGCTGCCCGCCTCGCTGCCCGTCTGCTCCGAGACAGGAGCGCCGGGCAGCGGCGGGGTGGACGCGTCCGCGCCACGGGTGGTGGGGCGCTTCACCTTCGAGCCCTTCGCGACGCGCTTGCGCGCCTCCTGCCCGCTGACGGGCGGACGCGGACCGGGCAGCGTCGCCGAGCGCAGGCCGAGCAGCGACAGCGTGTCCGGGGCGCGATTGGCGACGGTGAAGCGCAGCGCCGTGGTGCGCGGCAGCACGCGCTCACCCTGCTGCGTGCCGCGAGGCCCGACGCGGGCCTGCGTTTCGATGGACTCCTTGGGGACCAACAGGTAGGACTTCATGGGTTGTCGACTCCTTGAACCACCGTGCAACGCGGATGGCGACGGACAAGGGCCACCCGCATCCAGACCGCGTCCGCCATGCCCGGAGCCTCGCGAGCCCGGCGGATGTGAAGGCGCGCTCCCTGGGCGCGCGTCTGCCGGGACCTCCCGCCCGGCGTGATGAGACCTCCCGGAATCCCTGAAGCCATTGTGAGATTGGACAGGACCGGCCTGACAATTAAAGCAGGGTTTCCATGCTGTAGACGCCTGAGCCCCCCTGTTTCGGTCCTGGCGGGACTTTCTGGAGCGTCGGGAAGTATGAAGGAGGCCCTCCGACTGCTCGAAGCGGCACAGGAGGGGTGTCCGCCAGCCGACCTGGGCCGTCCGGGCGGAGCAGGCGGAGAGGGGGAAGTTCGCGTCCCCACAATTGTTCGCCTAGGTCGCCCCCGACGGATTAAGTGGGGCGGACGGTCCGTCCTCTGGAGCCATCGACGTGATTCCTTACTGGCATGCCCCCTCGCTGAAGCTGGGGCCCCTCACCATCGAGCCCTTCGGCATCTTCGTGGCCGCGGGCATCCTCTTGGCCGCCAACCTGCTTGGCCGCCAGGCGAAGCGCCAGGGGCTGGACCCCACGCCGCTCGCCGACTACGCCCCCTGGGGCGTGGGCGTGGGCGTGCTGGTGGGACACTGGGTGCACCTGTTCTTCTACCACCCGGAGGAGCTGTCCAAGAGTCCGTTCCAGATACTGAAGGTCTGGGATGGGCTGTCGTCCTTCGGCGGCCTGGTCGGCGGCATCATCGCGGCCATCTTCTTCTTCCGGCACCGCAAGCTGCGCTTCAACGACTACGCGGACGCGTTCGCGCTGGGCGTGGCGCCGGGCTGGGCGGTGGCGCGGTTGGGGTGCTTCGCGGTGCATGACCACCCGGGCGTGCGCACCGACTTCTTCCTGGCGGTGGCGTTCCCCAACGGTCCCCGTCACGACCTGGGCATGTACGACGCCATCGCGCTCTTCGCCATCTCCGGCCTGCTATACGCGCTGCGCGACGTGGAGAAGATGAAGGGGCGGCTGTTGCCGCTGCTGGCCATCCTGTACGCGGCGTGCCGCTTCAGCTTCGACTTCCTGCGCGCCACGGACATGAGCTACGTGGACGCGCGCTACTTCGGCATGACGCCCGCGCAGTACGGCTGCTTCGCGCTGGTGGCCTACGGCCTGTGGGGGCTCTTGCGCCGCCGCGAGTCGAGCGCGCCGTCCGCGCCGCCCGGCAGTCCCGTGGGCGCGCGGTAGTTTGACGTCCCTGGCCCTCGCGCGAGCGGGGGCCGGGCGCCCCCGGCGCTGGTGGAGGAGCACGCGAGCCGCTGCGCCAGTCGCCGGCTCGCGCACCACCGGCCGCCCCTCCCGCGAGGCGGTGGCGCGTCGGCGGGCCTGGGTCTCACGCGGGCGTGGGCATCCTCACGTGGGCGAGCTTGCGCTCGGCCAGCACCGAGTGGACGCGGGTGATGCGTCCGTCCGCGCCCAGCGCCACGCTCACCACCGCCCGCGTCGCGAGCATCGGGTCCTTCGCGGGCGCGAGGAGCAACACCAGAGCGGGCAGGCCGTTGAGCCACTGGAGCTCCACCGCGCGCGGCGCTCCTCGCATCTCCATCAGCTTCGTCAGGAACGTCAGCACCCGGCGCGCGCCCACCACGGGCACCAGCGCGGCGCGCACCTCGCCCCGGCCGTCCGAGAACGCCTTCACGTCGCCGGACAGGAGCGCCTCGGCCGCCGCGACGTCCCGCTCGAGCAGCGCCGTCATGAAGCCCTCCAGCGCCGCGAGCGTGCGCTGTTGGAGGTCCTTCGTCGGCAGGCAGCGCTCGCCGTCGTACGCCGCCATGGCCGCCCGCGCGCGGTGGTGCACCACCTTCACGTGCACCTCGCTCATGCCCAGCGCCTCGGCCACCTCGCGCACCGAGGAGTCGAACACGTCGCGCAAGAGCAGCACGGCGCGCTGCTTGGGCGTCAGCGCCTCCAGGGCCAGCAGGAAGGCGAAGGAGACGCTCTCCAACAGCTCATAGCGCCCCTCGGTGGAGCCGCCTCCGGGCAGCCTCGCCTCCACCGCGGGCGGGACCTCCTCCTCCCCTGTCTCCAGGGGTGACGGCAACCACGTCCCGACGTAGCCCTCGCGACGTCGACGGCGCAGCGAGTCCCGGGACAGGTTCACCGCCACCCGCGTCAGCCACGGGCGCAGCGCCTCGTGCCGCGCGGGCGGTGAGGACAGGGCGCGGGCGAAGGTCTCCTGCACCAGCTCGTCCGCGTCCGCCGCCACGCCCGTCATCCGGTAGCACAGGCCCCAGAGGTAGCGCTCATGCTCGCGCGCCGCCTCCTCCAACGCCCCTCGCGACAGGTCCGACATGTCCTCAGGCTCCCACTGCCCGCCGACGCGGCGCCACCGCCGCGTGACGGAGCAGCGCGCGCTCCACCGACTCCGCGCTGGCGAAGGACGCATCCGACAGCATCCCCTCCGAGCCGACCCAGTCCCCCACGCGGTACAGGCCCGCGACGTGCGGCACCGCGGGCGCCGGCCTCCCCGACAAACCTCCCGTGCTCGCCGTCGGCAGCAGGTGGCTCACCACCAGCGCGGGCCGGAAGCGGCGGGCGACGAGCACCTCGCGCCAGCCCGGCTGCAGCACGTCCATCACCGCCTCCAGCTCCGCCTCGGTCGCCTCGGAGGCGGACGGCGACAGGTACTTCATCACGTGCACCATGGCGCCTCCCTCCGGCCCCAGCCGGGCGTAGGCCGAGTGCACCGAGGCGTACCACGGCCCATCGACGCCGAGCGCGAAGAGGGCCTCGCGCCTCGGCAGCCGCGACAGGCCCAGCTCCAGCGTGGCCGCCCGGATGGGCGTGGCCGCCTCCGCCTCCTTCGCGAGCACCGCGTCCTCCGGCAGCAGCGACGCCACGTCCTTCGGGCTCC
The Myxococcus guangdongensis genome window above contains:
- the popC gene encoding subtilisin-like protease PopC, which produces MKSYLLVPKESIETQARVGPRGTQQGERVLPRTTALRFTVANRAPDTLSLLGLRSATLPGPRPPVSGQEARKRVAKGSKVKRPTTRGADASTPPLPGAPVSEQTGSEAGSFRFMPLIGATMAHFYSDATEAEARGELAADFEFIPDVVPLSFPGPVSAGQSGPRNRGMSSLAEREWPEESGVPLAHAQGIRGAGVLLGVLDTGVDADHPEHAAKVIQFRYVSLFPNSPHNPARDIRGFDPDGHGTHVCGIAAGTHHGVAPEVDLYVASVIESETIRTSLGRVAAGMEWLLHQFSSPQNVTRPAVVNLSLGFPLKPPPGISEADYRLNQRALQTMIRRLLDSNVLPVVAAGNSGPDTVGYPAAFDESLAVGAVDFERNVAHFSASGVVERRVVPDVMGYGVNVYSSTERRCNNQAFYERMSGTSMAAPYVAGIAALYRCRAPDLTALEVRDLILANAVKLPRSGGHRTGKGLAVFR
- the popD gene encoding PopC secretion inhibitor PopD, with amino-acid sequence MSRKNGEPGDGFAAGVSRVSSSVRALPGMASARTQPEWIDITVMPRETPAPARARAPARPPPLSRAEVQRAGLAESARFHESFMRWLEAHHLLGSVRSVSEPGSMPMLHLRCAPRVLDQLRRAPEFEAGAMMPVDLY
- a CDS encoding sigma-70 family RNA polymerase sigma factor; amino-acid sequence: MSDLSRGALEEAAREHERYLWGLCYRMTGVAADADELVQETFARALSSPPARHEALRPWLTRVAVNLSRDSLRRRRREGYVGTWLPSPLETGEEEVPPAVEARLPGGGSTEGRYELLESVSFAFLLALEALTPKQRAVLLLRDVFDSSVREVAEALGMSEVHVKVVHHRARAAMAAYDGERCLPTKDLQQRTLAALEGFMTALLERDVAAAEALLSGDVKAFSDGRGEVRAALVPVVGARRVLTFLTKLMEMRGAPRAVELQWLNGLPALVLLLAPAKDPMLATRAVVSVALGADGRITRVHSVLAERKLAHVRMPTPA
- a CDS encoding SRPBCC domain-containing protein, translated to MFQLRTEAFIDASPDAVWAVLSDFRAYPLWNPLMLEAHGKVEVGARVAMKARSPDGSGRVFGFRATLTRVESPTRLEWTGGVPGLMFGRHGFELRPEGTGTRLVHGEDFSGVVTWFMGKPRRDAFRAAYEVMNRALAERVRALSTPA
- a CDS encoding prolipoprotein diacylglyceryl transferase codes for the protein MIPYWHAPSLKLGPLTIEPFGIFVAAGILLAANLLGRQAKRQGLDPTPLADYAPWGVGVGVLVGHWVHLFFYHPEELSKSPFQILKVWDGLSSFGGLVGGIIAAIFFFRHRKLRFNDYADAFALGVAPGWAVARLGCFAVHDHPGVRTDFFLAVAFPNGPRHDLGMYDAIALFAISGLLYALRDVEKMKGRLLPLLAILYAACRFSFDFLRATDMSYVDARYFGMTPAQYGCFALVAYGLWGLLRRRESSAPSAPPGSPVGAR